Proteins from one Triticum aestivum cultivar Chinese Spring chromosome 7A, IWGSC CS RefSeq v2.1, whole genome shotgun sequence genomic window:
- the LOC123150731 gene encoding signal recognition particle 9 kDa protein, whose amino-acid sequence MVYFDSWDEFVDRSVQLFRADPITTRYCMKYRHCDGKLVLKVTDDRECLKFKTDQAQDAKKMEKLNNIFFALMTRGPDADISEVSGKEQAEQQQSKKGRGRRQ is encoded by the exons ATGGTGTACTTCGACTCATGGGACGAGTTCGTCGACCGGTCCGTGCAGCTCTTCCGCGCCGACCCCATCACC ACTCGCTATTGTATGAAGTACCGGCACTGCGACGGGAAGCTCGTGCTCAAGGTCACCGACGACCGCGAG TGCTTGAAGTTCAAGACGGATCAAGCTCAGGACGCAAAGAAGATGGAGAAGCTCAACAACATCTTTTTCGCTCTCATGACTCGTGGACCTGATG CTGACATAAGCGAGGTTTCAGGGAAGGAACAAGCGGAGCAGCAGCAATCAAAGAAGGGACGGGGCAGGAGGCAGTAG